The Oncorhynchus tshawytscha isolate Ot180627B linkage group LG18, Otsh_v2.0, whole genome shotgun sequence genome has a window encoding:
- the LOC112230756 gene encoding probable G-protein coupled receptor 132, with protein MNTFYRFQETIQLNDTMHDPTVTQTSVAAINWSTDAPPCTPNYEEDRVPLVVLYSVVLVIGLPANIVTVYLTFLQVRRKNVLGIYLLSLSVCDLMYLCTLPMWANYVNAGHQWRWSSMACKVTGYFFFNNMYISIFLLCCISSDRYVAVVYAVESRGLRRQRLAVAVTVAIVLVVFVGHVPVFTMPEGDAAEGQRRCFEPGKGTSTVTGFNYARFVIGFLFPLVVLVVTNRAILANVQASTGLRQCQKERVRYLAFAVVVLFLVCFAPYHVILLLRAVTFHFPELQNCHFQESLYTPYTISLGLSTFNSAINPILYVLSSDNIRKELRRGLSGLRGRATLRPRSTDSSQHKMHNSKNSSEVAAATQEGEKHGR; from the coding sequence ACACCATGCATGACCCGACTGTGACTCAGACCAGCGTGGCTGCCATCAACTGGAGCACTGATGCTCCCCCGTGCACCCCGAACTACGAAGAGGACCGCGTGCCCCTGGTGGTGCTTTACAGTGTGGTGCTGGTCATCGGGCTGCCTGCCAATATCGTTACTGTCTACCTGACCTTCCTCCAGGTGCGCCGCAAAAATGTCCTGGGCATTTACCTGTTGAGTCTGTCCGTGTGTGACCTTATGTACCTTTGCACCCTGCCCATGTGGGCCAACTACGTGAACGCGGGCCACCAATGGCGCTGGAGCTCCATGGCCTGCAAGGTGACAGGCTATTTCTTCTTCAACAACATGTACATCAGCATCTTCCTGCTGTGCTGCATCTCCAGTGACAGATACGTGGCCGTGGTCTACGCCGTGGAGTCGCGCGGCCTTCGGCGACAGAGACTGGCGGTTGCAGTTACCGTGGCCATCGTCTTGGTGGTGTTCGTGGGCCACGTGCCGGTGTTTACCATGCCAGAGGGCGATGCGGCAGAGGGGCAGCGGCGATGCTTCGAGCCAGGCAAGGGCACGTCCACTGTGACAGGTTTCAACTATGCCCGCTTCGTCATTGGCTTCCTGTTCCCCCTGGTTGTGCTTGTGGTCACTAACCGTGCCATCCTGGCCAACGTGCAGGCTAGCACAGGGCTAAGGCAGTGCCAGAAGGAGCGGGTGCGCTACTTGGCGTTCGCCGTGGTGGTCCTCTTCCTGGTGTGCTTCGCGCCATACCATGTCATTCTGCTGCTGCGTGCGGTCACCTTCCACTTCCCCGAGCTGCAGAATTGCCATTTCCAGGAAAGCCTCTATACCCCTTACACTATCTCCCTGGGCCTGTCCACCTTCAACAGCGCCATCAACCCCATCCTCTATGTGCTTTCCAGCGACAACATCCGCAAGGAGCTACGTCGCGGCCTTTCAGGCCTCCGCGGGCGAGCCACCCTGCGGCCACGTTCCACCGACAGCAGCCAGCACAAGATGCACAACTCCAAGAACTCGTCAGAAGTGGCGGCCGCCACACAAGAGGGGGAAAAGCATGGTCGTTGA